A single genomic interval of Oryza sativa Japonica Group chromosome 7, ASM3414082v1 harbors:
- the LOC4342627 gene encoding mitochondrial import inner membrane translocase subunit TIM14-1, which yields MATPLIAGLTVAAAALAGRYSIQAWNAYKARPVVPRMRKFYEGGFQPTMTRREAGLILGVRENAHPEKVKEAHKKVMVANHPDAGGSHYLASKINEAKDILLGKTKGGGSAF from the exons ATG GCTACACCACTCATAGCAGGACTCACGGTTGCAGCGGCGGCCCTTGCTGGTAGATATAGTATCCAAGCTTGGAATGCTTATAAGGCAAGGCCTGTAGTTCCTAGGATGCGCAAATTCTATGAAGGTGGCTTTCAACCTACAATGACTCGAAGAGAAGCTGGTTTAATCCTAGGTGTCAG GGAAAACGCCCATCCTGAGAAGGTAAAAGAGGCGCATAAGAAGGTCATGGTTGCTAACCATCCAGATGCAGGCGGTAGCCATTACCTTGCTTCAAAGATCAATGAGGCCAAAGATATTTTGTTAGGGAAGACAAAAGGAGGGGGGTCAGCCTTTTGA